The following proteins come from a genomic window of Salminus brasiliensis chromosome 15, fSalBra1.hap2, whole genome shotgun sequence:
- the LOC140536097 gene encoding uncharacterized protein: MEVVPPSSETKATASSEADVEEEGQEEVHTAMLWSIQEAVERQTLQIGVSACGATAVVDVLQALGITVSPETADHCVRTRLRRNDSPLPDYLHSRSKAGATHHQLIDGAEQASGGRVLGRFFGFHPARRVKLVPWLARWIRRGAVPVATMNMQRGVAEGAEIPDAWHHQLIFGVAPNAVFMTNPLDVVGEEEVHVRLCSESVLLIRREDVLKRLTQDCTLSLISDQQADARWKTLNVEGQVRRMINEEDHSDEDHPKMTHIRIPAAYSSGITLFALRDSSLGQELLSAPELPLLL, encoded by the exons ATGGAGGTGGTTCCACCCAGTAGTGAGACAAAAGCCACTGCAAGCAGCGAAGCAGATGTTGAGGAGGAAGGACAGGAAGAGGTGCACACGGCCATGCTGTGGTCCATTCAAGAGGCTGTGGAAAGGCAGACCCTTCAGATCGGAGTCTCAGCTTGTGGGGCTACGGCTGTGGTGGACGTGCTTCAGGCTCTGGGGATTACGGTGTCTCCAGAAACGGCAGACCATTGTGTACGGACTAGACTAAGGAGAAACGATTCCCCGTTGCCTGACTACCTTCACTCACGCAGCAAAGCTG GTGCCACCCATCATCAGTTGATAGACGGAGCAGAGCAGGCCAGTGGTGGTCGAGTGCTGGGCAGATTCTTTGGTTTCCACCCAGCGAGGCGGGTAAAGCTTGTACCCTGGCTGGCACGTTGGATTAGGCGAGGAGCTGTGCCTGTAGCCACTATGAACATGCAACGGGGAGTAGCAGAGGGTGCAGAAATCCCTGATGCCTGGCATCACCAGCTGATTTTTGGGGTGGCTCCCAATGCTGTGTTCATGACTAATCCTCTGGATGTGG TTGGTGAAGAAGAGGTACACGTGCGCCTGTGCAGTGAATCGGTGCTGCTTATCCGGCGTGAAGATGTCTTAAAGAGGCTAACGCAAGACTGCACACTTTCGCTGATCTCAGACCAGCAGGCTGACGCCCGTTGGAAAACCCTAAATGTGGAAG gTCAAGTTAGGCGTATGATTAATGAAGAAGACCACAGTGATGAAGACCATCCAAAAATGACACACATAAGGATCCCTGCAGCTTACAGCTCTGGAATCACATTGTTTGCTCTCAGAGACTCTTCGCTTGGTCAGGAGCTTCTCAGTGCCCCTGAATTGCCTTTGTTGTTGTGA